TCCGTTTCTTTACACGACCATCTCTTGATTATCTCCTTTTGAATATCACCTAGCACCACATGAATGTCTTTTTGATTATGCTTATTAGTACGTTTAGTTTTTTCTCTAATGAAAGTAAATGTATTTTGTTTTTTGTCAAAATCTGACCATTTCAGTCTTAACACATCGCTTAAGTTCAGCCCATTACTAAGATAAATAAATACCCAAACATCCTTACTCCGTTGCTCATATTCACTGCTGTAATCCTCGTAAGCAATAATCTTTAACACTTCAGCCTTGGTAATAGCTTTCTTTACACTTCTACCAGAAGGAATAGTATACTTCTTTTTACCAAAAGGATAATCACTGGTCAAGCCTTCCGAAATGGCTTCATTTATTATTGCCCTTAAGTGCCTTAGGTAAATCCCTATAGTTGTTACTGAAGCGGGAGTACCTTTTAAACCTGCTTTTTTAGGGCGTTTACCCTCCTTTAACATCCACCGCTCATATTCATTCAAAAATGATACGCTTATGGCTTCAAACGGAAGTAGCTCGTCTTCTTTATGTTTAAGAGGTAGCTCAAACTGTAACCGCTTTTCTGATTTCAAGTTAGTACAAAACCTTCGGATGGAAGCTTTTGAATCGCGATAAGCACTGGCATTGCCAATTCTATCTTCAGCGTTTAGTTTACTGATAATAATATCATATAAGCCGAAGACATCTTTCGCCTGAGAGGTTACTATTCTTTTACCATAATTATCCAGATTGTATTTGAATTTGTCGAAAGAGAAATTGCTACCAATATTTTCAATAATCTCATTACTTCTCTTTAGAAAGCCAGGCTTCATTTCTCCAAACTCTTCGAAGTCCTCATACAAAACATTGTAAAGTTCAATATAAGCTTCCTCCTTAATACGACTTGAAAGCCCGTTAACATTGACATTCTTTTGAAGCTTTTTCCATACAATCTCTTCTACTTGAATCTTTGTAGAATAAAGTCGTTGGGTACGTTCATGAGTAACCAAAATCTTAACTGTTCCTTTTCCAGATTTATTCTTTCTCTTATCAAAGAAAAGAGTTGCCTTTGCCATTGTCGTTTAAAATTAGAATGTGATAATTTGTCTAGGGTTGCAATACAGGTTGCAATACAAATCTACAAAATAGGCAAACACAAAACTAAATAAATAAAAACAAAAATTACACAATGACCATATATTCAGTCATTTATACGAAATTCTTAATTTTAACAAAAATAGAAAAAACCTATTTTGACCGACTCATAATCAGGTGGTCCATGGTTCGAATCCATGTGGGCCCACTAGCCTCTCCTTTTTAGGAGGGGCTTTTTTATGCTTAATTATTAGATAAAGTAACTATGTGCTTCCGTAGTTGCTAGAACACGAACCTAGGAGATTAAAGTGTGATAATAGACTAAAATCCACTGCATACTCATTCAGAACTGGTATAAAAGCAAGGAATGGGAATTTCATGAATTTTCAAAGAAGATACTTTAAACGCTTATTGCTTTTAAAATCACCAACATTTGTGAATTTTACCAGAAAAATGGCCCACCGACAAACCATTTCATAAATCGTGTTACTCAAGAGGCTAAACCCTAGTAAATAAGAAGATTAATAGACTATTTATTAATTTCAAACCTGTAAAAAAGGGAAAGGCTACCTAGTACCTTTTCCAAACTTGTTCTGTTGCTTGTTAAAAACAAAGTTGCTTTAGCCATTGTTGTCAAAAATCACTTGTATAGCTTCGTTTGTTCTACTAGTCAGTTCATTAAAACGTTTTAAATCTTTCAATAGTAACCATGACCTTTTATAACCAGCAAATGGGCATGCCCAAACTATTGTTAATTCGTTTGGTTCAAATATTTTGCAGGTTTGGTCAGCTACAATTTCAAACTCTTTTTTACGATTAACGATTCCAAAAAATCTCTTTATGGTAAACCTTGCCAATAATTAATGTTTTGTGCACTTGTAATTCCTATCATATTCATCTCGGCCAATTAAGTGCTTGTAAAGTTTATCTTTACAAACACTTTTTATGAAGTTTGACACCAATAAAAACTCTTCAATATCTCCTTTCGCATAAAAAGAAATTTCTTCAGGAATGCCTTTAAACTCATTGGCAAGTATCCGTTCACAGCCATCCAGTGCCTCTCCTTAACTCACCCCTTCCATCTCATTATGTTTTTCGGTGAAAAAGAAAAGGCTCTGTAAGAAATCGTTCTAAACGTCTTGCTCTATTCTCCGTATTGTGCTGTAGGCAATTGTTCCATCCTAAGCATCGCGATGATGTCTTTTAGTTCTTCGTATTATGCCAGTGTCCTTCTTCCTTTTTGAGCTAAAGCGTAATGTCTTTCACCAATAATTCCTGGAGTAGTCATTTTTAGATTAGACTGTAGTAGATCAGCTGGTTAAGAGCTTTCGCTTCCTTGTTTATATGAGGTACACTAATAAAAGTTATTTCATCGTTTAGCCAAATTCTTAAAATCCCTACCACTAGGGTCTTGAAATACTCGTAAATCAAATTCAGGTACAACAGCTAAAATATGATCAAAGATATTTGCCTGAATATTTTCATAGTTGGCCCATTCTTGGTCTTTGCTAAATACGTAAATTTCTAGCGGCAACCCATGTTCAGTGGGCTCAAGCTGCCTTACCAAAAAAGTCATATCCTGGTTGATTGCCTGGTTGTTTATTAAATATGCTTCCACATAGGCACGAAATGTTCCAATGTTGGTCATCCTCCTACCATTCACTAGGCTGGAATTATCAACATGACCCAATTTATTATCTTCTTGCACCTCTCTTTTCTTTTTTTCAATATAATCGGAGATATACTGGATTTTACTAAATCGAGCAATCATCTCTTCTGTACAAAATTGAATGGTATTAATATCTAGATTAATGGAACGTTTAATTCTCCTACCGCCTGATTCAGACATACCTCGCCAGTTTTTAAATGATTCGGTAATTAATGCATAGGTCGGTATTGTGGTAATTGTTTTGTCCCAATTTTGCACCTTAACGGTGGTTAATGCTATTTCAACAATGTTTCCATCGGCACCATATTTTGACATTTCAATCCAGTCACCATTAGCCACCATTCTATTTGCAGATAATTGTATTCCAGCTACAAATCCCAAAATAGAATCTTTGAAAATAAACATCAAAACGGCAGTAAGTGCCCCCAAGCTACTAAATAGATAAATTGGCGTTTTGTTTAACAAAATGGAAATGATGAAAACGCCACTAGTAAAATAAATGAATATTTTAGCTACCTGAATAAACCCCTTTATCGGAATTCTATTTGACACGTCATATGTTCTGTAAATACTCAATGAAGCATTTAAAAAAGCATCAAGTGCTAGTATACCAATGCCAATCATGCATATCAAAACAACTCCATTAATCAAATTAATTAACCAATCATAACCTTCAAAGGGAATGGGAATAGATATATAAATTACCATAGCTGGAACTAGGTAAGCTAGGCGATTGAATACTTTTTTTCTTAGTATAATGTCATCCCATTGCGTTTCTGTCCGACCAATAATTGCGGTCAACCCTTTTAGTATAAATCGTTTCGAAATCCAATAAGCTACTAGGCTTAAAACAATAATCAATACGAAGATTATAACTCGAGCCAAAGTATCTGCCCCAGATAAGTCAAAACCTCTATTTACTAAGCGATTTATAAGAATTTCAAGCATACGTTCTCTGAATTTGATTCAATTTGTTTTACGCTAACATTTAATACTACTGCCTAATTTTAAAACTTACTTATCAAGGCATGTTTGACCAAATCGGTACTAAAAAGACAGCAGAATCAAAGGTAGCTAAACTCTATACACCAAAGCTATAAAAGAGCACCCTAGGCGTTCTTCAATAAATTGATGATTCAGCAAGCAGTGTTTCAGCCTCTCGTAAAATTGTTTTAATAGTTTTAAGGCATTTTTAATAAAGCTCGGAATGAGCTGCCGACTAGAAAAATTGAATATTTATAGCATAGAAATATTCAGTATTGAAAAATACAATACTATGACCAGAAGAAAATCTTTATTAAAGTTCAAACTCAAAATAGTTTTAGAAGACTTGACCAAACTAGCACATAAACTTTCTCCGTAACAAATTAGTCTTTGAAACAATCACTTATAACTAATGGAGAAGCTGTTTTAAGGTAAAAATGTATTTGTAAGTTAATTCTGTGAATGTGAAGCACAAGAACAAAAATATAGCTCCTTTTCCTCTTAACATACGATTTTCATGTAAACCTCTAATCTAAGAACAAACGTCTGACAATTATTTAATTGAAATTTTAGCTGGGTTAATAACCACGTACTTAATAGACTTATTATCGTTTGGCAAATGGTGCGAGTACGTTATGTGCAATAAGCCATCTGAAGTTTGTATCAAGCTAGGATACGAAAACCCACCAGCGTTAGGCTCCACATTTTCGAGGCTAGTTTTCCACTTCCATGTTTTGCCCTCATCGTCAGACAAAAAAAGCACCAGACGATTTCTGCCATCAGGCATATCATTACCGATAAAAGCCCAACGGCCATCAGCCAAAGCAAGAATTTCCACGCTCGCTGTATTTGGTATATCAGTTTTTACACTCATAGACCAAGACTCGCCAAGGTCTGAGGATTCACTATAATGTACCCTAGGAGGATAATCGCCACTGTCACGTAAAAAAGCCACCAAGTTTTTATTCTTTTTCTGAACCAAAGCAGGCTGAATAGGCCCGCGACCCACCAAAGGCAAACTTGGCCTCCATGTGGTGCCTTTGTCGTCAGAAATAGCCATCATAGACATATTATAACCATCAGAGTACAAAGGCAGCACTATCCTACCATTCTCCATAACCAAAGGTTTGATTCTGGTCATCCAGCCAATACTCCTTTTAGTGATGTCTTCACTGGCTTCTATTATCATTTCATCGTATTTGGGTGCATATTCTGACCACCCCTTGCCCTCATCTGGTTGCTCTTTGAATTTGTTCACAACTTCTTTTGCAAAATCATCGCTAGGCTTTAGTAATATATTGTCTTGCCAAGTCCAATTTGGAGCACCAGGTTTAAGGTAATCCATTGTTGTTTTATACCTTAATATAGATTGCTCCCATTTATTGGCCTGAACCGCAATCCAAACCAAGAAAAGTTTTTTATCTTGATTCAAAAAAAGCACGGGATTGCAGTCTGGAATATTTGGTGTGTCTGCCATCGGAAAAGGTTCACTCCACTTAGTTTCACCTTTTCTAAGCCTTGCTCCCATCAATTGAACATCATCAGAATTACGCTCACCACTTCCATAAAACCATACAACTAAAAAATCACCATTCGGTAAATCCACTATGCTACTACTGTGCACATGCTTGGCCTGAGGGGCAAAAACAAGACTTGAACTAACTAAGCCATCTTCCTTACTTATCACTTGCTGGGAAATAGCAACGAAAGAAGTCAGAAACAACGTGATTAAAATCCAATTTTTACAACTATTCATTTTGCTTAATGTTATATCTCTAAATATAAAATAATACTTCACTTTGGAGATTTGTTACTATTCCTTGATTATAAAACATGAATTTCCTCAAATTCACGGAGCTTTAAAAACTCAAAATATTTTAAATAGGTCTGCATCCTCTCACTACAACAATAAGGGTCTTAAGTTTTTAGATTCATCTTAAAAAACTTCAAGAAGTAGCTTTCAATATTCATAAATCAACTACGATTACTAGCTAAAAGTGAGCACTATAGGTCATTTGCGTAATTTGAGGAATTAATTACGCAATATGCGAATACTTATTATCAAAAATGACGCAAATTTATTACAGAATTTATCTAAACATCATTTCAAAGTTTAGGAACTACATATAATTCTGTCATCAATCACATAGTTTTTTTGTATTGTAAAATTGACGCAGAAGTAAAAAATGCAAATTCCAAAATATCAATATTTGTTGTTTTTTTTAGATGATTCTAGCATCTCCTTTCACTATAATCTCTAGCTATCATGGAAACATTAAATGGAACAATTCAGAAAGTTGCCAAAGGCGATTCTAAGGCATTTACTAAAATATATGATTATTACAGAGAACCAGGGCTACGGTTTATTACCTCTATTGTAAAAGACAATGAGGAAGCCGAAAATATGCTTCAGGAGGTGTTTATTAAGATATGGCATCGCAGAGACCAAATTAATCCTGAATTAAACTTCAATGCCTATCTTTATACTTGCTTAAAAAATATGGCTTTTGATCATTTGAAAAAAATTGACAAAAACCAGCAAATGCTCGCTCAGTACTTGATAAAAGTGAAAGAGAACCACGAAACGGCCGTTGATGTCGAAGAAATAAAAATAGACATGTTGCTTTCTGCAATGTCTACCCTTCCCAAAAAGCGAAAAAGGATTTTACAACTTATTTTAGAGGAAGGAAAGTCATATCAGGAAATTGCCGAAATAATGCGAATATCCAAAAACACAGTTAAAAATCAACTTGTGAAAGCAAAGCAGTACTTAAGGTTAAATATGGATATCTCGTCTGCATATTAAGCCCCCTAAAAACTTCTTACTATAAGTATATTACGAATCAAAAAGGCTAGAATGATAGCTTTATTACTTTCAATTTAGTGGTAATTTGAAAGCATTCCATTGATCTACCATTATTCCAAAATTCTTCTATACAAACCCTAGTTTTCGAGTTATATCCCAAAAAGTAATTATCTAGGTGCTTATTACTTCATTACTAGTAGTCTGCATCTTCTCCCTTGCCTGTATCCTCAAAAACAATTGACCTCAATAGCGAAATATGAATATTTATTATTTTAATAATAATATCGAATAGCCTTTTTTTTTACTATCAAAGTATTAACAGTATAATCAATTCTAAAACATAAACAATATGGAACTACGCTTTACTTATCATCGTATGTTACGGCGTTTATTTATTACGACCGTAATAATTGGACTTTGTTTTTCAAATGTTTGGGCACAGGCCCAAGCAATTACCGGTACGGTTACAGCCGAAGAAGACGGCTCTGTTATCCCCGGTGTAAATGTGGTATTGAAAGGTACATTCAAAGGCACCACCTCCAATGCAAGCGGAAAATATTCGATTGACGTCGAGAATGCCAACTCCGTTCTGATTTTTTCTTTTGTGGGTTATAACCCTATAGAGGTACCCGTCGGAACTCGTAGCATAATTAACGTTTCAATGTCGCAAAATTCTTCCACGCTAAATGAAGTGGTGGTGACCGCTCTTGGAATCAAGAGAGAAGAAAAGTCTCTTGGTTATTCTGTTGCCAAAGTAGACGGAGAAGATATGAACCGAGTTACCACCGAGAATGTGCTAAATGGTATGTCTGGTAAAGTAGCTGGTGTTAGTATCAATTCCACAGGTGCTACTGGCTCATCTGTAAGTATGGTAATCCGTGGTGCCAAATCACTTTCTAGCGACAATCAACCTCTATTTGTGATTGACGGTGTTCCAATTATTAATTCACTTAATAATGTGAGTGAAATTGGTCGTGACAATAAGGTAGATTACGGAAATGCAATATCAGATTTAAACCCTGACAACATTGAGAGTATATCTGTCCTGAAAGGCCCTAGTGCTGCGGCATTATATGGTTCTAGAGCAGGTAATGGTGTGGTGATTATTACTACAAAAAATGGGTCAAAAAACGGAAAAATGACTGTTAATGTAACCACAAACACTGTTTTTGACAAGCCTTACAAGTTTTTGGATATGCATTCACAATTTGCTACAGGTATTTTACCTTTTACTCCTGATAATAACCCTTATCCAGGTGGTGTGTTATATATTGATGAAGGTTCTGCTGGTGGAGCTGGCCCTGAACTGGACATTGGAAATAATGCAATTCAATGGAATAGCCCTTTAGATGCCAACGGTAACCCTGTTCCTTCTCCTTTGGTTTCTTATCCTAATAATGTTGAAAATTTTGTTCAAACTGGGATTACAACTACAAATGGTATCTCACTGGCAAATAGTAATGATGTGATGAATTATAGAGTATCATATTCAAACATGACCAACAGAGGAATTATTCCAAATTCTGACCTCTTCAAAAACTCGTTAGCCTTGAATACTACTATAAACGTTAGCAAAAAGCTTCGTTTAAGTACTGCACTGGATATGAGCCGAAACAACTCAAACAATCGTCCTGCAGGTGAAAGAGGTACTAATCCACTTCAATGGGCTTATGCTGTTTCGCCACATATTAACATTTTAGAACTTGAAGATTATTGGGTACCTGGTCAAGAGGGACTTCAACAAAGGTCACAGTCAATTGGCAACTTCAATAACCCTTATTTTCTGGCAAATGAAGTTAATAACGCATTTGAAAGAAATAGACTATTTGGTAATATGAAACTTGATTATCAAGTAACACCAAATATCAACCTGATGGCTAGGTATGCTCTAGATACTTACAAAGAAACCAGAGAAACCAAAATTGGAGCTAGCTACACCGGAGAACCACGTGGAGCTTATGGATTGATAAACTTGGGCAGATACGAAAGGAATATTGACGTTTTAGCAACCTACAGTAAGAGCTTAGAAAATTTCTCACTATCTGTTTCGGCAGGAGGTAACTCTCGTAGCTCTAAATTCACCGATGTGAGTAATACTAGTAGAAGCGGAACGGGATTGGTAATACCTGGATTATATACACTGCAAAACATTGCACCGTCTAACATGGCATACGCCAGTAGCTTACTTAATAAAGTGGTTTATAGTGCTTATGGAATAGCAAATCTTGGTTTCAAAGATATGATTTACTTAGACTTAACAGCTAGAAATGACTGGTCAAGTACTTTACCAGTAGAAAACAGATCTTACTTCTATCCATCGGCCTCATTGAGTGTCCTTGTTAATGAACTCTTCCCTATTTCATCAAATGCCATAAATATGTTGAAACTGAGAGGTGGTGTAGCACAAGTAGGAAATGACACTAACCCTTATGCTTTAATAAATACATTGGACAACAATGAAGCATGGGGTGGAACTACCAGGTTATCAAAATCAGGAACCATTCTTTTACCTGATTTGAAGCCGGAAATTTCTACTTCTTATGAAGTTGGTGTAGACCTTACCATGTTTAGAAATAAACTTAGATTCTCTGGAACTTACTATAGGGTAGATAACAGAAATCAGATCATCCCGACTAAGCTTCCTTCTTCAACCGGTTATACTTCTAAAAACATCAATGCCGGCTTACTAGTTAGTAAAGGTATTGAGTTGACTTTAGGTGGTACTCCTTTTGAAAGAAATGGCTGGAGACTTGATTTGACAACCAATTTCTACAAAAACTCTACTACTATCAAGAGTCTTTCTGAAGGTTTAGATTTCTATACCCTATGGACAGATGCAAAAGGTGGTGCTTGGACTTATGTGGGTGAAGAAATAGGTGATATTTATGACCGTGAGTTAGTTACTGTTAAAGACAAGTCTTCTCCTTATTATGGTTATCCTATATTAGACTCAGACGGCTCATGGCAGGACATTAATGCTAATAATACTAAAACGAAAATCGGAAATTTCAATCCTGATTTCATTTTAGGAATGCAGACGTCATTGACCTATAAGAAATTGAGTTTGAATATGACTTTTGACTGGAGAAGTGGTGGTGATTTTGTTTCTCAAACATATAGATACGGGGAATCAGATCTTAAGTCTCAAAGATTCTTAGACAACCTTATTAATCCTAATGGTATGACGGGTGATGCTCTTCGTGACTATTTGGTTGCCAATGAAAATGACATGATTATAGTTAATGGGAATGATTTCAATATTGTAGGTGGGCCTACCGCAGAATACGGCGGATTCCCATTCGAATATGGTGGAAATACTTATCCGTATGCTGTGTTTAATCCTGGAGTTTTGGCTACTTATAACGAGAATGGTGAAATAGAATCTTATACAGAAAACCTAGGAGGAGCCGGTACTAAATATATACCATATGGAGACAATTACCCATGGAGTTTTACAAAAGCCGCTTTATTTGATGCTTCATTTATCAAGCTTAGAGAAATATCATTTGCTTATGATATCACAGGAAGCGTAACTGAAAAGCTTGGTTTACAGAATGCTTCGTTCTCAGTATATAGCCGAAACATCATACTATGGACGGCAGCTAATATAGGCATTGACCCAGAAATGGCTTTCCAACCTCAAGCGAACTCGCAAGCGGGTACGCAGTTTAAACAAGGTATAGAAAGATACAATGTAACCCCTTGGGTAATTCCAGTTGGATTTAAACTAAATCTAACATTTTAAACATTAAATTTTAAAAATCATGAAAAATAAGAATCTTATAGTTCTATTTATTCTGGTGGGTTCCTTCTTTTCTTGCGAAGATCTCACAGAGGTAAATATAAACCCAAATGGTGTTCAGCCTGAGTTGGTCAATCCTAACCTGATAATGCCAACAATTTTGACTGAAACAGCTAAGCTTTACTTAAACTATGGCTATCAGGACATAGCTGGAGTGGTACAGCATACGCAGAAAGATGCTTGGTCATCAGGTCATAATGATTATGACTGGTCTAGCCAAAGTTGGAGTTCTAATTATGACATACTTAGAAACAATGCCTTATTTTATGACAGAGCAGTGGCTTTAGATCTTGAGTTTCATCAGGGCGTAGCTTTGGTGATGAAGGCTTTCAATTTTGGTCTTATTACAGACCTTTGGTCTGATGCTCCTTATACCAATGCCTTAAAAGGAGAAGTAGGTGGAACAGAGAATATCTTACCTGCATTTGATAGTCAAGAGGTTATTTATACCGGAATATTAGCCGATTTAGAAACAGCAAATACCTTACTTTCTAAGTCAAAAAGTGAATACTCAAGTATAGTTAGTGATGTGGATGTATTTTATAATGGAGACCCTGCCAAATGGAGAAAAATGGCCAACTCTTTAGCTTTAAGATACTATATGAGAATTTCTGAAAAAAAACCTGATGTAGCTAAAGCTGGAATCGAGAAAATAGTTGGAAACGCTGCTCAATATCCAATCAT
This sequence is a window from Arcticibacterium luteifluviistationis. Protein-coding genes within it:
- a CDS encoding tyrosine-type recombinase/integrase, producing MAKATLFFDKRKNKSGKGTVKILVTHERTQRLYSTKIQVEEIVWKKLQKNVNVNGLSSRIKEEAYIELYNVLYEDFEEFGEMKPGFLKRSNEIIENIGSNFSFDKFKYNLDNYGKRIVTSQAKDVFGLYDIIISKLNAEDRIGNASAYRDSKASIRRFCTNLKSEKRLQFELPLKHKEDELLPFEAISVSFLNEYERWMLKEGKRPKKAGLKGTPASVTTIGIYLRHLRAIINEAISEGLTSDYPFGKKKYTIPSGRSVKKAITKAEVLKIIAYEDYSSEYEQRSKDVWVFIYLSNGLNLSDVLRLKWSDFDKKQNTFTFIREKTKRTNKHNQKDIHVVLGDIQKEIIKRWSCKETEYVFPFIKPDMDAKAQRNTIKNFNGVCNNWMDKIAKKLEIDSLLGTYVARHTFSTILLQNEAPIALISKSLGHSSLATTEAYLGSFEDEQVKSYMEGLV
- a CDS encoding mechanosensitive ion channel family protein — translated: MLEILINRLVNRGFDLSGADTLARVIIFVLIIVLSLVAYWISKRFILKGLTAIIGRTETQWDDIILRKKVFNRLAYLVPAMVIYISIPIPFEGYDWLINLINGVVLICMIGIGILALDAFLNASLSIYRTYDVSNRIPIKGFIQVAKIFIYFTSGVFIISILLNKTPIYLFSSLGALTAVLMFIFKDSILGFVAGIQLSANRMVANGDWIEMSKYGADGNIVEIALTTVKVQNWDKTITTIPTYALITESFKNWRGMSESGGRRIKRSINLDINTIQFCTEEMIARFSKIQYISDYIEKKKREVQEDNKLGHVDNSSLVNGRRMTNIGTFRAYVEAYLINNQAINQDMTFLVRQLEPTEHGLPLEIYVFSKDQEWANYENIQANIFDHILAVVPEFDLRVFQDPSGRDFKNLAKR
- a CDS encoding sialidase family protein, giving the protein MNSCKNWILITLFLTSFVAISQQVISKEDGLVSSSLVFAPQAKHVHSSSIVDLPNGDFLVVWFYGSGERNSDDVQLMGARLRKGETKWSEPFPMADTPNIPDCNPVLFLNQDKKLFLVWIAVQANKWEQSILRYKTTMDYLKPGAPNWTWQDNILLKPSDDFAKEVVNKFKEQPDEGKGWSEYAPKYDEMIIEASEDITKRSIGWMTRIKPLVMENGRIVLPLYSDGYNMSMMAISDDKGTTWRPSLPLVGRGPIQPALVQKKNKNLVAFLRDSGDYPPRVHYSESSDLGESWSMSVKTDIPNTASVEILALADGRWAFIGNDMPDGRNRLVLFLSDDEGKTWKWKTSLENVEPNAGGFSYPSLIQTSDGLLHITYSHHLPNDNKSIKYVVINPAKISIK
- a CDS encoding RNA polymerase sigma factor, whose translation is METLNGTIQKVAKGDSKAFTKIYDYYREPGLRFITSIVKDNEEAENMLQEVFIKIWHRRDQINPELNFNAYLYTCLKNMAFDHLKKIDKNQQMLAQYLIKVKENHETAVDVEEIKIDMLLSAMSTLPKKRKRILQLILEEGKSYQEIAEIMRISKNTVKNQLVKAKQYLRLNMDISSAY
- a CDS encoding SusC/RagA family TonB-linked outer membrane protein, with the translated sequence MELRFTYHRMLRRLFITTVIIGLCFSNVWAQAQAITGTVTAEEDGSVIPGVNVVLKGTFKGTTSNASGKYSIDVENANSVLIFSFVGYNPIEVPVGTRSIINVSMSQNSSTLNEVVVTALGIKREEKSLGYSVAKVDGEDMNRVTTENVLNGMSGKVAGVSINSTGATGSSVSMVIRGAKSLSSDNQPLFVIDGVPIINSLNNVSEIGRDNKVDYGNAISDLNPDNIESISVLKGPSAAALYGSRAGNGVVIITTKNGSKNGKMTVNVTTNTVFDKPYKFLDMHSQFATGILPFTPDNNPYPGGVLYIDEGSAGGAGPELDIGNNAIQWNSPLDANGNPVPSPLVSYPNNVENFVQTGITTTNGISLANSNDVMNYRVSYSNMTNRGIIPNSDLFKNSLALNTTINVSKKLRLSTALDMSRNNSNNRPAGERGTNPLQWAYAVSPHINILELEDYWVPGQEGLQQRSQSIGNFNNPYFLANEVNNAFERNRLFGNMKLDYQVTPNINLMARYALDTYKETRETKIGASYTGEPRGAYGLINLGRYERNIDVLATYSKSLENFSLSVSAGGNSRSSKFTDVSNTSRSGTGLVIPGLYTLQNIAPSNMAYASSLLNKVVYSAYGIANLGFKDMIYLDLTARNDWSSTLPVENRSYFYPSASLSVLVNELFPISSNAINMLKLRGGVAQVGNDTNPYALINTLDNNEAWGGTTRLSKSGTILLPDLKPEISTSYEVGVDLTMFRNKLRFSGTYYRVDNRNQIIPTKLPSSTGYTSKNINAGLLVSKGIELTLGGTPFERNGWRLDLTTNFYKNSTTIKSLSEGLDFYTLWTDAKGGAWTYVGEEIGDIYDRELVTVKDKSSPYYGYPILDSDGSWQDINANNTKTKIGNFNPDFILGMQTSLTYKKLSLNMTFDWRSGGDFVSQTYRYGESDLKSQRFLDNLINPNGMTGDALRDYLVANENDMIIVNGNDFNIVGGPTAEYGGFPFEYGGNTYPYAVFNPGVLATYNENGEIESYTENLGGAGTKYIPYGDNYPWSFTKAALFDASFIKLREISFAYDITGSVTEKLGLQNASFSVYSRNIILWTAANIGIDPEMAFQPQANSQAGTQFKQGIERYNVTPWVIPVGFKLNLTF